A single Mastomys coucha isolate ucsf_1 chromosome X, UCSF_Mcou_1, whole genome shotgun sequence DNA region contains:
- the Nap1l2 gene encoding nucleosome assembly protein 1-like 2, with the protein MAESVDHKELSESNQEELGSQVMAEGPGGSQDHSEGASTEPGDGGQHGEETVAAGVGEEGKGEEAAAGSGEDAGKCGGTNEGSDSDRPKGLIGYLLDTDFVESLPVKVKCRVLALKKLQTRAAHLESKFLREFHDIERKFAEMYQPLLEKRRQIINAVYEPTEEECEYKSDCEDYFEEEMDEEEETNGNEEGMVHEYVDEDDGYEDCYYDYDDEEDDEEEEDGSAGATGGEEVNEEDPKGIPDFWLTVLKNVEALTPMIKKYDEPILKLLTDIKVKLSDPGEPLSFTLEFHFKPNEYFKNELLTKTYVLKSKLACYDPHPYRGTAIEYATGCNIDWNEGKNVTLRTIKKKQRHRVWGTVRTVTEDFPKDSFFNFFSPHGISLNGGDENDDFLLGHNLRTYIIPRSVLFFSGDALESQQEGVVREVNDEIYDKIIYDDWMAAIEEVKACCKNLEALVEDIDR; encoded by the coding sequence ATGGCTGAGTCAGTCGACCATAAGGAACTGTCTGAATCCAACCAAGAAGAGCTTGGTAGCCAGGTAATGGCGGAGGGGCCCGGGGGAAGTCAGGACCACAGTGAAGGTGCCTCCACTGAGCCTGGAGATGGCGGGCAACATGGTGAAGAAACCGTGGCTGCTGGAGtaggggaagagggaaaaggtgAAGAAGCTGCTGCAGGGTCTGGGGAAGATGCTGGGAAATGCGGAGGCACTAATGAGGGCTCAGACTCAGACCGTCCAAAAGGACTTATCGGTTATCTTTTAGATACCGACTTTGTTGAAAGTCTCCCAGTGAAAGTTAAGTGCCGAGTGCTAGCTCTTAAAAAGCTTCAAACAAGAGCTGCCCATTTGGAATCCAAATTCCTGAGGGAATTTCATGACATTGAAAGGAAGTTTGCTGAAATGTATCAACCATTACTAGAAAAAAGACGACAGATCATCAATGCAGTCTATGAGCCCACAGAAGAGGAATGCGAGTATAAATCGGACTGTGAGGACTATTTTGAGGAAGAgatggatgaggaggaagagactaACGGCAACGAAGAGGGCATGGTGCATGAATACGTGGATGAAGATGATGGTTATGAGGACTGTTATTATGATTATGATGACGAGGAAGACGACGAGGAAGAGGAAGACGGCAGCGCTGGGGCCACCGGAGGAGAAGAGGTTAACGAAGAGGATCCTAAGGGGATTCCGGATTTTTGGTtgactgttttaaaaaatgttgaagCACTCACTCCGATGATTAAGAAGTATGATGAGCCTATTCTGAAGCTGCTGACAGATATTAAAGTGAAGCTTTCGGATCCTGGTGAGCCTCTCAGCTTCACACTCGAATTTCACTTCAAGcccaatgaatattttaaaaatgagctgtTGACAAAGACTTATGTGCTGAAGTCAAAGCTTGCATGCTACGATCCCCACCCTTATAGGGGAACTGCCATTGAGTATGCCACTGGCTGCAACATAGATTGGAACGAGGGGAAGAATGTCACTTTGAGAACCAtcaagaagaaacagagacatcGCGTCTGGGGAACTGTCCGAACTGTGACTGAAGATTTCCCCAAGGACTcgttcttcaatttcttctctcCTCATGGGATCAGCTTAAACGGAGGGGATGAAAATGATGATTTTTTACTTGGTCATAATTTGCGTACTTACATAATTCCAAGATCAGTGTTATTTTTCTCAGGAGATGCACTTGAATCTCAGCAGGAGGGTGTAGTTAGGGAAGTTAATGACGAAATTTATGACAAAATTATTTATGATGATTGGATGGCTGCAATTGAGGAGGTTAAAGCCTGTTGCAAAAATCTTGAGGCATTAGTAGAAGATATTGATCGTTAA